A region of Chloracidobacterium sp. DNA encodes the following proteins:
- the pilO gene encoding type 4a pilus biogenesis protein PilO has translation MFEKIKNLQWHYHLLILVCMAALVYGSVWYFVTSETRAEIAALNEEISQLLAKNESARIATQRINEFREMYASKAEEYEELKVLLPEQREITNVLQGLQDTANNSRMVVMRFAPRSDDTQQDSIMAKPVEVEVDSNFTNLRAFYDRIAKLPRIVSVTDFKINQLEKQTDAKTLHASFLLTAYYAAPTDLNAKPAQPGAPGAPGAPAGGQPAAPPAQTAAK, from the coding sequence ATGTTTGAGAAAATCAAAAATCTACAATGGCACTATCACCTGTTGATCCTCGTCTGCATGGCAGCGCTTGTTTACGGAAGCGTCTGGTATTTTGTGACGAGCGAGACACGAGCCGAGATCGCAGCTTTGAATGAAGAGATCTCACAGCTTCTGGCAAAGAATGAGTCGGCTCGCATCGCGACTCAACGCATCAACGAATTTCGAGAGATGTACGCCAGCAAGGCTGAGGAATACGAAGAACTCAAAGTTCTACTCCCGGAACAACGTGAGATCACTAACGTTCTTCAGGGCTTGCAGGACACTGCTAACAACAGCCGCATGGTGGTAATGAGGTTTGCTCCGCGTAGTGACGATACGCAGCAGGATTCGATCATGGCCAAGCCGGTCGAGGTCGAGGTGGACAGTAATTTCACCAATCTGCGTGCATTCTATGACCGTATTGCAAAACTTCCCCGTATCGTGTCCGTTACGGATTTTAAGATCAACCAGCTCGAAAAGCAGACTGACGCCAAAACGCTGCACGCTTCATTTCTGCTAACGGCTTACTATGCCGCTCCGACAGACCTGAATGCCAAACCCGCCCAGCCCGGCGCACCAGGAGCTCCGGGAGCACCTGCAGGTGGCCAGCCCGCTGCTCCTCCGGCTCAGACTGCAGCCAAATAG